One window of the Eucalyptus grandis isolate ANBG69807.140 chromosome 6, ASM1654582v1, whole genome shotgun sequence genome contains the following:
- the LOC104452162 gene encoding uncharacterized protein LOC104452162 produces MDEGENHRCLKVEKSPRRKFTVPKIDLEEIGKNSPFTLSPRASKAMSRSKSNCLCSPTTHVGSFRCRIHRSSSISRGSSVGSNLSELGSKSSGVGDSVEAQ; encoded by the coding sequence ATGGATGAAGGAGAGAACCACAGGTGCCTCAAGGTGGAGAAATCTCCGAGACGCAAATTCACCGTGCCGAAAATTGATCTCGAAGAGATCGGCAAAAACTCACCCTTCACTCTGTCGCCGCGAGCGAGCAAAGCGATGAGCAGGAGCAAGTCGAACTGCCTCTGCTCTCCCACCACGCATGTTGGCTCCTTCAGATGCCGGATCCACCGCAGCTCAAGCATCTCCCGCGGCAGCTCGGTTGGCTCGAACCTCTCCGAACTGGGCTCCAAATCGAGCGGGGTCGGCGATTCCGTGGAGGCTCAGTGA
- the LOC104450409 gene encoding ABC transporter G family member 26, translating into MEMAREGEVENMPLSPPRMRSMKMAGTNAFGHNIEYVSQAYLSNRYSEIQIQDEVPEANSNRPLPIYLKFSKVKHGSCKLVRMQFEDVQYKVKSSRASKKNPVKVVVSKVASQINMENSNYKHILKGVTGGVSPGEILALMGPSGSGKTTLLKVIGGRLLENATGTITYNDIPYTPALKRRIGFVTQDDVLLPQLTVEETLVFAACLRLPSYMSCQQKYARVEMIIKDLGLERCRHTRIGGVFVKGISGGERKRTSLAYEILVDPSLLLLDEPTSGLDSTSATRLMQILEGVAKAGRTIIITIHQPSSRMFHMFDKLLLIAEGYPVYYGKAREAIEYFSSLSFIPEIAMNPAEFLLDLATGQVKDISVPEELSAPQGSMCTEKTVLRYLQLKFKTLLEPKEHENHQTTRTPEHLQVAIQVKKDWTLTWWDQFLILTRRTFKERCRDYIDALRLIQALGVALLLGLLWWNSKITTEAQLRDQVGLMFYICIFWTSSSLFGAVYVFPFEKVYLVKERKADMYRLSVYYVCSTLCDMLAHVLYPTSFMIILYFMAGFKRTVSCFFLTLGAVLLIAVTSQGAGELFGAAVLNIKSAGMVVSLLLMLFLLTGGYYVQHIPYFIRWLKYLSFMFHGFRLLLKVQYSGDELYECKSQGGCRKLQSSPSFDTVSLDGGLQEVWILLGMALCYRICAYLCLRKRISECHL; encoded by the exons ATGGAAATGGCAAGAGAGGGTGAGGTTGAGAATATGCCGCTATCGCCTCCAAGGATGAGGTCCATGAAAATGGCGGGGACCAATGCCTTCGGCCACAACATTGAGTATGTGTCTCAAGCCTACCTGAGCAACCGGTACTCGGAGATTCAAATCCAGGATGAGGTCCCGGAGGCCAACTCCAACCGCCCTCTCCCGATATATCTCAAG TTTAGCAAGGTAAAACATGGTTCTTGTAAGCTGGTGAGGATGCAGTTTGAAGATGTTCAGTACAAGGTGAAAAGCAGCCGCGCTTCCAAGAAGAACCCAGTCAAGGTGGTGGTGTCGAAGGTGGCCTCGCAAATAAACATGGAGAACAGTAACTACAAGCACATCTTGAAGGGTGTGACCGGTGGCGTCAGTCCTGGGGAAATTCTCGCTTTGATGGGTCCTTCGGGTAGCGGGAAAACCACCTTACTGAAAGTGATAGGCGGGAGGCTATTGGAAAATGCCACAGGAACAATAACTTATAATGACATTCCCTACACGCCAGCTCTTAAGAGAAG GATCGGGTTCGTGACACAAGATGATGTGCTCCTCCCGCAGTTAACAGTTGAAGAGACCTTGGTGTTTGCTGCGTGTTTGAGACTTCCGAGCTACATGAGCTGCCAGCAGAAATATGCCCGAGTGGAGATGATCATCAAGGATCTAGGACTCGAAAG ATGTCGGCACACAAGAATCGGAGGAGTGTTTGTTAAGGGAATATCaggtggagaaagaaaaaggacaagcTTGGCGTATGAAATCCTTGTCGACCCATCATTACTGTTGCTTGATGAACCAACTTCAGGACTCGATTCCACATCTGCCACTAGACTTATGCAAATACTTGAAGGAGTTGCTAAG GCAGGGCGAACGATAATAATAACAATCCATCAGCCGTCGAGTAGGATGTTTCACATGTTCGACAAGCTCCTACTCATAGCAGAAGGCTATCCCGTGTACTATGGAAAGGCCAGAGAGGCTATAGAGTACTTTTCATCTTTGAGCTTTATCCCTGAAATTGCGATGAATCCCGCGGAATtcttgctagatctagcaacCGGACAGGTGAAGGACATCAGCGTCCCTGAAGAGCTATCAGCCCCCCAGGGAAGCATGTGTACTGAGAAGACCGTACTCAGA TATCTCCAACTTAAGTTTAAGACTCTCTTAGAGCCGAAAGAGCACGAGAATCACCAAACCACGAGGACGCCAGAGCATCTTCAAGTGGCGATCCAGGTCAAGAAGGATTGGACATTGACCTGGTGGGATCAATTCCTGATACTGACGAGGAGAACATTCAAAGAGAGATGCAGGGACTACATCGATGCGCTGAGGCTGATTCAGGCTCTTGGTGTCGCTCTCCTACTGGGCCTGCTCTGGTGGAACTCCAAGATCACAACCGAGGCTCAACTCAGAGATCAG GTCGGGCTGATGTTCTACATCTGCATCTTTTGGACCTCATCATCTCTCTTTGGAGCGGTTTATGTGTTCCCATTCGAGAAGGTCTATCTGGTGAAGGAACGGAAAGCAGATATGTACCGGTTGAGCGTGTACTATGTGTGCAGCACCCTGTGCGACATGTTGGCCCATGTTCTTTACCCCACCTCCTTCATGATCATTCTCTACTTCATGGCGGGGTTCAAGAGAACGGTGTCTTGCTTCTTCCTCACGCTAGGCGCAGTCCTTTTGATTGCTGTCACAAGCCAG GGTGCTGGAGAACTGTTTGGGGCTGCAGTTTTGAACATTAAAAGTGCCGGAATGGTCGTTTCACTGTTACTCATGCTGTTTCTACTCACTGGAGGATACTATGTCCAG CACATACCGTATTTTATACGGTGGTTGAAGTACTTGTCGTTCATGTTCCACGGGTTCAGGCTCCTCCTGAAAGTCCAGTACTCTGGCGATGAACTCTACGAGTGCAAGAGCCAAGGAGGATGCCGGAAGTTGCAGAGCTCGCCCTCATTCGACACCGTGAGCTTGGACGGTGGTTTGCAAGAAGTGTGGATTCTGCTTGGCATGGCCCTGTGCTACCGGATATGCGCCTATCTTTGTTTGCGCAAGAGAATAAGCGAATGTCATCTGTGA
- the LOC104450410 gene encoding coiled-coil domain-containing protein 22 homolog isoform X1, giving the protein MEPPSRDSSNKLLSSLRSSGVSIPDGADAIEDLEPEGLASVCARCLNLVLRDPSRFPSSLPESVADKLRICGEMASAVEDLGFIGDIGFHKFLYPSEEDMYELIRFLVGRLSESVVAGEANDVRHVDSEDKKEDWFRDAARDGIGKVCNEREGLNWWRVEDMLRELRLNAEGPKSSCATGTGLDKFIVNNMSWLEPIKESGPSNVNAFGITDSAADANDQVLKGNGTERENQSSETRCSIEEVRLIERELIEEAKDGSLEVTNLEDELELLKAAAEMALDENHPTDFFLEKLNSQIDARKRNLHKLELQWNASMLILEEKKRSLEESLYATEPEFQEKFQKLKEVELEVDSISSEIRKREEECSELSAGLKKKPEQESRTSYIQRIKEITKNSRKQHADVERILKETRELQLESNSIQERLHRTYAVLDETVFREAKKDQVGRQAYRLLTSIHESFEQIFEKILSADRVQREIAENEKKLAAMASRSLNIERLQADLDAIIEENKHLEQCLEMN; this is encoded by the exons ATGGAACCGCCGTCGCGCGACAGCAGCAACAAGCTCTTGAGCTCGCTCCGGAGCTCCGGCGTCTCGATTCCGGACGGCGCCGATGCGATCGAGGACCTCGAGCCGGAAGGCCTGGCCTCCGTCTGCGCCCGGTGCCTGAACCTCGTTCTCCGCGATCCGTCGCGGTTCCCGTCCTCCCTGCCGGAGTCGGTGGCCGATAAGCTCAGGATCTGCGGAGAGATGGCCTCTGCCGTCGAGGATCTCGGTTTCATCGGAGACATCGGCTTCCACAAG TTTCTTTATCCATCTGAAGAGGACATGTATGAGTTGATAAGGTTTTTGGTGGGGAGGTTGTCCGAGTCAGTTGTAGCTGGAGAAGCAAATGATGTGAGGCATGTTGATTCGGAAGACAAGAAAGAAGATTGGTTTAGAGATGCTGCAAGAGACGGGATAGGGAAGGTTTGCAATGAAAGAGAGGGACTAAATTGGTGGAGAGTCGAAGACATGTTGAGGGAGCTTAGGCTAAATGCTGAAGGGCCAAAGTCATCATGTGCTACTGGTACaggtttggataaatttattgtgAATAATATGAGCTGGCTGGAGCCTATTAAGGAATCTGGGCCATCAAATGTTAATGCATTTGGAATCACAGACAGTGCAGCtgatgcaaatgatcaagtgcTCAAAGGAAATGGAACTGAACGAGAGAATCAGTCCTCTGAG ACAAGATGCTCGATAGAAGAAGTTCGGCTTATAGAAAGGGAGCTCATTGAGGAGGCGAAAGATGGGAGTTTGGAAGTGACAAACCTTGAGGATGAATTGGAGTTACTGAAGGCCGCAGCAGAAATGGCCTTGGACGAAAATCATCCAACTGATTTCTTCCTTGAGAAACTTAACAGCCAAATTGATGCTAGGAAGAGGAATCTTCACAAATTGGAGTTACAGTG GAATGCTTCAATGTTGATtctggaagagaagaagagaagtctTGAAGAGTCATTATATGCCACCGAACCGGAATTTCAAGAGAAGTTCCAAAAACTGAAAGAAGTTGAGCTAGAAGTGGACTCCATTTCATCTGAAATACGGAAGAG GGAAGAAGAGTGTTCAGAGCTTTCTGCCGGACTCAAGAAAAAACCTGAACAAGAATCTAGAACATCCTACATTCAGCGGATAAAAGAAATCACGAAGAACAGTCGTAAACAACATGCTGATGTGGAACGGATCCTAAAAGAGACTAGGGAACTCCAGTTAGAAAGTAATTCCATTCAGGAGCGTCTTCATCGAACTTATGCTGTGTTAGATGAAACCGTGTTCAG GGAAGCGAAGAAAGATCAAGTTGGACGTCAGGCTTACAGGCTTCTTACCAGCATCCATGAAAGCTTTGAACAgatctttgagaaaatattatctGCTGATCGAGTCCAGAGAGAAATTgcagaaaatgagaagaagctCGCCGCTATGGCTTCACGGAGTCTAAACATCGAGAGACTGCAAGCCGACCTTGATGCCATCATCGAGGAGAACAAACATCTGGAGCAGTGTCTCGAAATGAACTGA
- the LOC104450410 gene encoding coiled-coil domain-containing protein 22 homolog isoform X2 — protein sequence MEPPSRDSSNKLLSSLRSSGVSIPDGADAIEDLEPEGLASVCARCLNLVLRDPSRFPSSLPESVADKLRICGEMASAVEDLGFIGDIGFHKFLYPSEEDMYELIRFLVGRLSESVVAGEANDVRHVDSEDKKEDWFRDAARDGIGKVCNEREGLNWWRVEDMLRELRLNAEGPKSSCATGTDSAADANDQVLKGNGTERENQSSETRCSIEEVRLIERELIEEAKDGSLEVTNLEDELELLKAAAEMALDENHPTDFFLEKLNSQIDARKRNLHKLELQWNASMLILEEKKRSLEESLYATEPEFQEKFQKLKEVELEVDSISSEIRKREEECSELSAGLKKKPEQESRTSYIQRIKEITKNSRKQHADVERILKETRELQLESNSIQERLHRTYAVLDETVFREAKKDQVGRQAYRLLTSIHESFEQIFEKILSADRVQREIAENEKKLAAMASRSLNIERLQADLDAIIEENKHLEQCLEMN from the exons ATGGAACCGCCGTCGCGCGACAGCAGCAACAAGCTCTTGAGCTCGCTCCGGAGCTCCGGCGTCTCGATTCCGGACGGCGCCGATGCGATCGAGGACCTCGAGCCGGAAGGCCTGGCCTCCGTCTGCGCCCGGTGCCTGAACCTCGTTCTCCGCGATCCGTCGCGGTTCCCGTCCTCCCTGCCGGAGTCGGTGGCCGATAAGCTCAGGATCTGCGGAGAGATGGCCTCTGCCGTCGAGGATCTCGGTTTCATCGGAGACATCGGCTTCCACAAG TTTCTTTATCCATCTGAAGAGGACATGTATGAGTTGATAAGGTTTTTGGTGGGGAGGTTGTCCGAGTCAGTTGTAGCTGGAGAAGCAAATGATGTGAGGCATGTTGATTCGGAAGACAAGAAAGAAGATTGGTTTAGAGATGCTGCAAGAGACGGGATAGGGAAGGTTTGCAATGAAAGAGAGGGACTAAATTGGTGGAGAGTCGAAGACATGTTGAGGGAGCTTAGGCTAAATGCTGAAGGGCCAAAGTCATCATGTGCTACTGGTACag ACAGTGCAGCtgatgcaaatgatcaagtgcTCAAAGGAAATGGAACTGAACGAGAGAATCAGTCCTCTGAG ACAAGATGCTCGATAGAAGAAGTTCGGCTTATAGAAAGGGAGCTCATTGAGGAGGCGAAAGATGGGAGTTTGGAAGTGACAAACCTTGAGGATGAATTGGAGTTACTGAAGGCCGCAGCAGAAATGGCCTTGGACGAAAATCATCCAACTGATTTCTTCCTTGAGAAACTTAACAGCCAAATTGATGCTAGGAAGAGGAATCTTCACAAATTGGAGTTACAGTG GAATGCTTCAATGTTGATtctggaagagaagaagagaagtctTGAAGAGTCATTATATGCCACCGAACCGGAATTTCAAGAGAAGTTCCAAAAACTGAAAGAAGTTGAGCTAGAAGTGGACTCCATTTCATCTGAAATACGGAAGAG GGAAGAAGAGTGTTCAGAGCTTTCTGCCGGACTCAAGAAAAAACCTGAACAAGAATCTAGAACATCCTACATTCAGCGGATAAAAGAAATCACGAAGAACAGTCGTAAACAACATGCTGATGTGGAACGGATCCTAAAAGAGACTAGGGAACTCCAGTTAGAAAGTAATTCCATTCAGGAGCGTCTTCATCGAACTTATGCTGTGTTAGATGAAACCGTGTTCAG GGAAGCGAAGAAAGATCAAGTTGGACGTCAGGCTTACAGGCTTCTTACCAGCATCCATGAAAGCTTTGAACAgatctttgagaaaatattatctGCTGATCGAGTCCAGAGAGAAATTgcagaaaatgagaagaagctCGCCGCTATGGCTTCACGGAGTCTAAACATCGAGAGACTGCAAGCCGACCTTGATGCCATCATCGAGGAGAACAAACATCTGGAGCAGTGTCTCGAAATGAACTGA
- the LOC104450410 gene encoding coiled-coil domain-containing protein 22 homolog isoform X3 has translation MEPPSRDSSNKLLSSLRSSGVSIPDGADAIEDLEPEGLASVCARCLNLVLRDPSRFPSSLPESVADKLRICGEMASAVEDLGFIGDIGFHKFLYPSEEDMYELIRFLVGRLSESVVAGEANDVRHVDSEDKKEDWFRDAARDGIGKVCNEREGLNWWRVEDMLRELRLNAEGPKSSCATDSAADANDQVLKGNGTERENQSSETRCSIEEVRLIERELIEEAKDGSLEVTNLEDELELLKAAAEMALDENHPTDFFLEKLNSQIDARKRNLHKLELQWNASMLILEEKKRSLEESLYATEPEFQEKFQKLKEVELEVDSISSEIRKREEECSELSAGLKKKPEQESRTSYIQRIKEITKNSRKQHADVERILKETRELQLESNSIQERLHRTYAVLDETVFREAKKDQVGRQAYRLLTSIHESFEQIFEKILSADRVQREIAENEKKLAAMASRSLNIERLQADLDAIIEENKHLEQCLEMN, from the exons ATGGAACCGCCGTCGCGCGACAGCAGCAACAAGCTCTTGAGCTCGCTCCGGAGCTCCGGCGTCTCGATTCCGGACGGCGCCGATGCGATCGAGGACCTCGAGCCGGAAGGCCTGGCCTCCGTCTGCGCCCGGTGCCTGAACCTCGTTCTCCGCGATCCGTCGCGGTTCCCGTCCTCCCTGCCGGAGTCGGTGGCCGATAAGCTCAGGATCTGCGGAGAGATGGCCTCTGCCGTCGAGGATCTCGGTTTCATCGGAGACATCGGCTTCCACAAG TTTCTTTATCCATCTGAAGAGGACATGTATGAGTTGATAAGGTTTTTGGTGGGGAGGTTGTCCGAGTCAGTTGTAGCTGGAGAAGCAAATGATGTGAGGCATGTTGATTCGGAAGACAAGAAAGAAGATTGGTTTAGAGATGCTGCAAGAGACGGGATAGGGAAGGTTTGCAATGAAAGAGAGGGACTAAATTGGTGGAGAGTCGAAGACATGTTGAGGGAGCTTAGGCTAAATGCTGAAGGGCCAAAGTCATCATGTGCTACTG ACAGTGCAGCtgatgcaaatgatcaagtgcTCAAAGGAAATGGAACTGAACGAGAGAATCAGTCCTCTGAG ACAAGATGCTCGATAGAAGAAGTTCGGCTTATAGAAAGGGAGCTCATTGAGGAGGCGAAAGATGGGAGTTTGGAAGTGACAAACCTTGAGGATGAATTGGAGTTACTGAAGGCCGCAGCAGAAATGGCCTTGGACGAAAATCATCCAACTGATTTCTTCCTTGAGAAACTTAACAGCCAAATTGATGCTAGGAAGAGGAATCTTCACAAATTGGAGTTACAGTG GAATGCTTCAATGTTGATtctggaagagaagaagagaagtctTGAAGAGTCATTATATGCCACCGAACCGGAATTTCAAGAGAAGTTCCAAAAACTGAAAGAAGTTGAGCTAGAAGTGGACTCCATTTCATCTGAAATACGGAAGAG GGAAGAAGAGTGTTCAGAGCTTTCTGCCGGACTCAAGAAAAAACCTGAACAAGAATCTAGAACATCCTACATTCAGCGGATAAAAGAAATCACGAAGAACAGTCGTAAACAACATGCTGATGTGGAACGGATCCTAAAAGAGACTAGGGAACTCCAGTTAGAAAGTAATTCCATTCAGGAGCGTCTTCATCGAACTTATGCTGTGTTAGATGAAACCGTGTTCAG GGAAGCGAAGAAAGATCAAGTTGGACGTCAGGCTTACAGGCTTCTTACCAGCATCCATGAAAGCTTTGAACAgatctttgagaaaatattatctGCTGATCGAGTCCAGAGAGAAATTgcagaaaatgagaagaagctCGCCGCTATGGCTTCACGGAGTCTAAACATCGAGAGACTGCAAGCCGACCTTGATGCCATCATCGAGGAGAACAAACATCTGGAGCAGTGTCTCGAAATGAACTGA
- the LOC104450410 gene encoding coiled-coil domain-containing protein 22 isoform X4, protein MYELIRFLVGRLSESVVAGEANDVRHVDSEDKKEDWFRDAARDGIGKVCNEREGLNWWRVEDMLRELRLNAEGPKSSCATGTGLDKFIVNNMSWLEPIKESGPSNVNAFGITDSAADANDQVLKGNGTERENQSSETRCSIEEVRLIERELIEEAKDGSLEVTNLEDELELLKAAAEMALDENHPTDFFLEKLNSQIDARKRNLHKLELQWNASMLILEEKKRSLEESLYATEPEFQEKFQKLKEVELEVDSISSEIRKREEECSELSAGLKKKPEQESRTSYIQRIKEITKNSRKQHADVERILKETRELQLESNSIQERLHRTYAVLDETVFREAKKDQVGRQAYRLLTSIHESFEQIFEKILSADRVQREIAENEKKLAAMASRSLNIERLQADLDAIIEENKHLEQCLEMN, encoded by the exons ATGTATGAGTTGATAAGGTTTTTGGTGGGGAGGTTGTCCGAGTCAGTTGTAGCTGGAGAAGCAAATGATGTGAGGCATGTTGATTCGGAAGACAAGAAAGAAGATTGGTTTAGAGATGCTGCAAGAGACGGGATAGGGAAGGTTTGCAATGAAAGAGAGGGACTAAATTGGTGGAGAGTCGAAGACATGTTGAGGGAGCTTAGGCTAAATGCTGAAGGGCCAAAGTCATCATGTGCTACTGGTACaggtttggataaatttattgtgAATAATATGAGCTGGCTGGAGCCTATTAAGGAATCTGGGCCATCAAATGTTAATGCATTTGGAATCACAGACAGTGCAGCtgatgcaaatgatcaagtgcTCAAAGGAAATGGAACTGAACGAGAGAATCAGTCCTCTGAG ACAAGATGCTCGATAGAAGAAGTTCGGCTTATAGAAAGGGAGCTCATTGAGGAGGCGAAAGATGGGAGTTTGGAAGTGACAAACCTTGAGGATGAATTGGAGTTACTGAAGGCCGCAGCAGAAATGGCCTTGGACGAAAATCATCCAACTGATTTCTTCCTTGAGAAACTTAACAGCCAAATTGATGCTAGGAAGAGGAATCTTCACAAATTGGAGTTACAGTG GAATGCTTCAATGTTGATtctggaagagaagaagagaagtctTGAAGAGTCATTATATGCCACCGAACCGGAATTTCAAGAGAAGTTCCAAAAACTGAAAGAAGTTGAGCTAGAAGTGGACTCCATTTCATCTGAAATACGGAAGAG GGAAGAAGAGTGTTCAGAGCTTTCTGCCGGACTCAAGAAAAAACCTGAACAAGAATCTAGAACATCCTACATTCAGCGGATAAAAGAAATCACGAAGAACAGTCGTAAACAACATGCTGATGTGGAACGGATCCTAAAAGAGACTAGGGAACTCCAGTTAGAAAGTAATTCCATTCAGGAGCGTCTTCATCGAACTTATGCTGTGTTAGATGAAACCGTGTTCAG GGAAGCGAAGAAAGATCAAGTTGGACGTCAGGCTTACAGGCTTCTTACCAGCATCCATGAAAGCTTTGAACAgatctttgagaaaatattatctGCTGATCGAGTCCAGAGAGAAATTgcagaaaatgagaagaagctCGCCGCTATGGCTTCACGGAGTCTAAACATCGAGAGACTGCAAGCCGACCTTGATGCCATCATCGAGGAGAACAAACATCTGGAGCAGTGTCTCGAAATGAACTGA
- the LOC104450411 gene encoding GBF-interacting protein 1-like, protein MSGGGGGGGGGGSSRVSIPADVRKIIQNIKEITGKQHSDDDVYAMLKDCSMDPNETAQKLLFQDTYHEVKSRKERRKESTNGRSPESKSTTDTQGRGARGNRHPRSNYVSSGGGRNMLVQRDKRSSNSVERVPNPMPPQMNKNSAVPRATKASNLVQNGPSHWSNGLSAQVHALNSSANGSPSGPDAKSVVDLNTEGPLPSIPTSAENKLGNSVVISDSVTRAEEGKSAVMPDQLLVSATSASASDISSVSESVLAPSVPRKLGADSVNNGKAGDEMVPARCASKEKSLDSVVEFSQGHSAQLLPTSMRTRSGSPMTKSSSKDDDKSPPEASDPLEVIASEVALDKSEASSHSLHPSSLSDGQHVIFPNHFQVSEAFKNSLTFGSFDACLGASTEIIDGSGTVGDDKSSFGVESSQGSDVTVQESSLSNQIGNLAEHPEASALALEMVQPSSGNKVLSLSNLTFDQAKQNLSSEAPQDPVAQDVPGNKSFGVMPSILGSQFVQLEGPEVQARDASRPSTFMNGNAPPALSSPSPTSTPTPQSTVAVSPQPVPIFRQPYPLNYFPYGHYLPSYYMPQMHQLIGHNGFTQQPSAGNLYLPQSVAPQGIKYSYPSYKPGSTATPIGIPSAYATYGSTAVGYNPSPTVTSGASTINEDQVTNQLKENHPYSAAQPNEGSAVWIPPVMGQDLSSLQGNLFSLPQGPHVTFSPAQAGHGAFGMHQPTQTVAAAPTIHPLLQQSQSGSVETGGLPTGAYQHAQHNAQINWNANF, encoded by the exons atgagcggcggcggcgggggcggcggcggcggcggctcctcTAGGGTTTCGATCCCGGCCGACGTGAGGAAGATCATCCAGAACATCAAGGAGATCACCGGCAAGCAGCACTCGGACGACGATGTGTACGCGATGCTCAAGGATTGCTCCATGGATCCCAACGAGACCGCTCAGAAGCTCCTGTTCCAAG ACACATATCATGAGGTCAAAAGcagaaaggaaaggagaaaggag AGTACAAATGGAAGATCACCGGAATCCAAGTCGACAACAGACACTCAGGGACGAGGGGCTAGGGGAAACAGACATCCTCGTTCGAACTATGTCTCTTCTG GTGGTGGGAGGAATATGCTTGTTCAAAGGGACAAAAGAAGTAGTAATTCAGTGGAGAGGGTGCCCAATCCTATGCCTCCGCAGATGAACAAAAACAGTGCAGTGCCACGTGCGACAAA GGCTTCcaatttggtgcaaaatggaCCTTCTCATTGGTCTAATGGGCTCTCTGCTCAAGTTCATGCACTGAACTCTTCTGCAAATGGCAGTCCCAGTGGACCTGATGCTAAGTCAGTGGTGGATTTGAACACAGAGGGTCCGTTGCCATCAATTCCTACAAGTGCTGAAAATAAGCTGGGAAATTCTGTGGTCATTTCTGATTCTGTGACTAGGGCAGAGGAAGGAAAGTCTGCAGTGATGCCTGACCAGCTCCTGGTCTCTGCCACTTCAGCATCTGCCTCCGATATTTCCTCTGTTTCAGAATCTGTATTGGCTCCATCTGTTCCCCGGAAATTAGGTGCAGATTCTGTCAACAATGGAAAAGCAGGTGACGAGATGGTTCCTGCGCGCTGCGCTTCCAAGGAAAAGTCTCTTGATTCAGTTGTGGAATTTTCCCAGGGCCATTCAGCTCAGTTATTGCCAACATCTATGCGGACCAGGTCTGGGTCTCCCATGACCAAATCATCTTCAAAAGACGATGACAAGTCACCGCCAGAGGCCAGTGACCCATTAGAAG TGATTGCATCTGAGGTTGCACTGGACAAAAGCGAAGCCAGCTCCCATTCTCTCCATCCGTCAAGTCTCTCTGATGGTCAGCATGTAATTTTCCCGAACCATTTTCAAGTATCTGAAGCTTTCAAGAACAGTTTGACATTTGGAAGCTTTGATGCTTGTCTTGGAGCAAGCACAGAAATCATTGATGGCAGTGGCACTGTGGGTGATGATAAATCCAGTTTTGGTGTTGAATCTTCTCAGGGAAGTGATGTAACTGTACAGGAATCTTCTCTGAG CAATCAAATTGGAAATCTTGCTGAACATCCCGAAGCTTCAGCTCTTGCCCTTGAGATGGTGCAACCATCTTCAGGGAACAAGGTTTTGAGCTTGAGTAACTTGACGTTTGATCAGGCCAAGCAAAATTTGAGTTCTGAGGCCCCTCAAGATCCTGTTGCTCAGGATGTCCCTGGCAATAAGAGCTTTGGTGTGATGCCATCCATTCTGGGTAGCCAGTTTGTGCAGCTCGAAGGACCTGAGGTCCAGGCACGGGATGCGTCTCGACCATCAACTTTCATG AATGGGAATGCTCCTCCTGCTCTTTCTAGCCCAAGTCCAACCTCAACCCCAACTCCTCAGAGTACCGTAGCTGTGTCACCGCAACCAGTTCCTATTTTCAGGCAGCCATATCCTCTTAACTACTTCCCTTATGGCCACTATCTCCCTTCATATTACATGCCACAGATGCACCAACTTATAGGTCACAATGGATTCACTCAACAGCCTTCAGCGGGAAATTTATATCTACCCCAATCTGTTGCTCCACAAGGGATCAAGTACTCTTACCCTTCATATAAACCGGGATCAACCGCCACTCCAATTGGAATACCCTCTGCCTATGCAACATATGGTTCTACTGCCGTAGGTTATAACCCTAGTCCAACTGTGACCTCTGGAGCATCGACCATAAATGAAGACCAAGTGACTAATCAATTGAAGGAAAATCATCCTTATTCAGCTGCTCAACCG AATGAAGGTTCTGCAGTTTGGATTCCTCCTGTGATGGGCCAAGATTTGAGTAGCTTGCAAGGGAACTTGTTCAGTCTTCCTCAGGGACCGCACGTCACCTTTTCACCGGCACAAGCCGGTCATGGTGCCTTTGGAATGCATCAGCCAACGCAGACGGTGGCTGCTGCTCCAACCATTCATCCCCTCCTGCAACAGTCGCAATCCGGTTCGGTGGAGACAGGGGGACTCCCAACCGGTGCTTACCAGCATGCCCAGCATAATGCTCAGATTAATTGGAACGCTAATTTCTGA